In Glandiceps talaboti chromosome 14, keGlaTala1.1, whole genome shotgun sequence, a single genomic region encodes these proteins:
- the LOC144445358 gene encoding sulfotransferase 1E1-like yields MDDKDFILLYHPREKIKKLKIRPDDLFSITYPKSGTNWIKHIIRLLLNDGSVEDSKAIPEETRGGRLEFLITGEDDHPSVHAFKKIGHPDFCFDMDTMKSPRYLATHMPIDWLPDDLPKSKIIYLARNPKDVCVSIFFLIRCLAADHTVEKDRELFAQTVDGFINGTLPVEYGKWHEHVLSWWQRRNEENILFLKYEDMRRDLRTSVQKISEFIGKNLSPELIDKIVHLATFETMKKNPPPEHKLTAKAIKLHFEPGESVFIRKGKVGGWKDLFTVAQNEYFDENYKKWMEGSGLDFDFE; encoded by the exons ATGGATGACaaggatttcattttattgtatcacccaagagaaaaaataaagaagCTGAAAATACGCCCGGACGATCTGTTCTCAATTACATATCCTAAATCTG gGACAAATTGGATCAAACACATTATCAGATTACTCCTAAACGATGGGAGTGTTGAAGACTCCAAAGCGATACCTGAGGAAACAAGAGGAGGTCGTTTGGAGTTTTTAATCACCGGAGAAGATGACCATCCATCAGTCcatgcatttaaaaaaattggtCATCCTGATTTCTGTTTTGATATGGACACTATGAAGTCACCGCGATACTTGGCAACACATATGCCAATTGATTGGTTGCCTGATGATCTGCCGAAGTCAAAG ATTATATATCTTGCAAGAAACCCAAAAGATGTATGTGTGTCAATATTTTTCCTTATTCGATGTTTGGCAGCAGATCACACAGTTGAGAAAGATCGGGAATTATTTGCTCAAACAgttgatgggtttataaatgGTACACTACCAG TGGAGTATGGAAAATGGCATGAACATGTATTGTCATGGTGGCAGAGAAGGAATGAAGAGAATATTctctttttgaaatatgaagatATGCGACGG GATTTAAGAACTTCAGTTCAGAAGATTTCTGAGTTTATTGGTAAAAATCTATCACCTGAATTGATTGATAAGATAGTTCATCTGGCTACGTTTGAGACGATGAAAAAGAACCCTCCACCAGAGCATAAACTGACGGCCAAAGCTATAAAGCTTCATTTCGAGCCTGGAGAGTCAGTTTTCATCAGGAAAG GAAAAGTTGGAGGATGGAAGGATCTTTTCACTGTGGCTCAAAATGAGTATTTTGACGAGAATTACAAAAAGTGGATGGAAGGCAGTGGTCTTGACTTTGATTTTGAGTAA